One genomic window of Trichomycterus rosablanca isolate fTriRos1 chromosome 1, fTriRos1.hap1, whole genome shotgun sequence includes the following:
- the tmem121b gene encoding transmembrane protein 121B: MISDIRKANSVPSCVRAEAAIYPDSPVSSAPEHGQLLIRSGASTRATSTSAERDSTGTVSGAVPAMTSGCDFPPSAPPFVPRSTKNIFYKVLCFILLLVQGGILDFYLIAFTDLYWCSWIATDLVVVSGWAIFFVRNARSKRERACGFRQKSSLFGCHLGEFAFAHLAWLVYVIAYAPKVALVLQTSILELLAREVPFGATGFKATSLLSAPLLFCLINSLVEDSHGSPRYHSHSCFVSTCVDVLDSFTLVELLLIKNEIPNTYLKYSVMAAYFVALTVPVLWLYELSTASRMHCRWMCSRFLGSVLLDAPLLAVRCLMVFLYDMPVSLFMFKNVFFLACKCLELVEQCASMRSVRKLTRGGDPARFSHAASENDMCPHGYVNTLAVNSQS, translated from the coding sequence ATGATCTCGGATATTCGAAAAGCAAACTCCGTTCCCAGCTGTGTTCGAGCCGAAGCGGCGATTTACCCCGATTCCCCCGTGTCTTCAGCCCCCGAACACGGACAGCTCCTTATCCGCAGCGGCGCGTCCACGAGAGCCACGAGCACGAGCGCGGAGCGAGACAGCACGGGGACGGTAAGCGGCGCGGTTCCTGCCATGACCTCGGGCTGTGATTTCCCTCCATCCGCTCCTCCCTTCGTCCCGCGTTCCACCAAAAACATCTTCTACAAGGTTCTGTGTTTCATCCTGCTCCTTGTTCAAGGGGGCATCCTTGACTTCTACCTCATTGCTTTCACAGACCTGTACTGGTGTTCGTGGATAGCCACAGATCTGGTGGTGGTCTCCGGCTGGGCCATCTTCTTTGTCCGAAACGCCCGGAGCAAGCGTGAACGGGCGTGTGGCTTTCGCCAAAAGAGTTCGCTCTTCGGCTGCCACTTGGGTGAGTTTGCCTTTGCACACCTTGCCTGGCTGGTCTATGTGATAGCGTACGCCCCCAAGGTGGCGCTTGTGCTCCAGACGTCGATCCTGGAACTGCTGGCCCGTGAGGTGCCCTTCGGTGCTACCGGTTTTAAGGCGACGTCCTTGCTCAGTGCACCTTTGCTCTTCTGCCTGATCAACTCCCTTGTGGAGGATTCCCATGGTTCCCCGAGGTACCACTCGCACAGCTGCTTTGTGAGCACGTGTGTGGACGTCCTGGATAGCTTCACGCTCGTCGAGCTGCTCCTCATAAAGAATGAGATCCCGAACACGTACCTGAAGTACTCGGTGATGGCGGCGTACTTCGTGGCCCTGACTGTCCCGGTGTTATGGCTCTACGAGCTCTCCACAGCTTCACGCATGCACTGCCGCTGGATGTGTTCCCGGTTCCTCGGCAGCGTACTCCTCGACGCACCCTTACTAGCCGTCAGATGCTTGATGGTGTTTCTTTACGACATGCCCGTGTCACTGTTCATGTTTAAGAATGTCTTTTTCTTGGCATGCAAGTGCCTGGAGTTGGTGGAGCAGTGTGCTAGCATGAGGAGCGTCCGGAAACTCACCCGCGGAGGAGACCCTGCGCGGTTTTCCCACGCCGCCTCGGAGAACGACATGTGCCCACACGGCTACGTTAACACCCTGGCTGTCAACTCTCAATCTTAG